The following are encoded together in the Parabacteroides chongii genome:
- a CDS encoding RNA polymerase sigma-70 factor — MKQDFIFFEDLFHIYYCSLLAFANKYTNDRQASEDIVQDVFMALWMKRDTINFNDPIKPYLYKATYNKSITYLNSLQENVNIDEQNIKLQLQQKIISFDLQDSLLLKEVSEEIISCVDTLPEQCRKVFLLSRGQGLKNKEIALQLNISEKTVEGHISKALAEIRSHLRKLDLMPMVGYILYQCIGIS, encoded by the coding sequence TTGAAACAAGACTTCATTTTTTTCGAGGATTTATTTCATATCTATTACTGTTCCCTACTTGCATTTGCCAACAAGTATACTAACGACAGGCAGGCTTCCGAAGATATAGTGCAGGATGTTTTTATGGCTTTATGGATGAAGCGGGACACGATCAACTTTAACGACCCAATAAAGCCTTATTTGTATAAAGCCACATATAATAAGTCAATCACCTATCTTAATTCATTGCAAGAGAATGTCAATATAGACGAGCAAAATATCAAATTACAATTACAGCAAAAAATTATCAGCTTCGATCTGCAGGATTCATTATTACTGAAAGAAGTATCAGAAGAAATCATTTCATGTGTAGATACGTTGCCCGAACAATGTCGTAAAGTGTTTCTGCTAAGCCGTGGACAAGGGCTTAAAAATAAAGAGATCGCTTTACAATTAAATATCAGCGAGAAAACTGTAGAAGGGCATATCAGTAAGGCTTTAGCAGAAATCCGGTCACATCTTAGAAAACTGGACTTAATGCCTATGGTAGGATATATCTTATATCAATGCATAGGAATCTCCTAA
- a CDS encoding glycoside hydrolase family 3 N-terminal domain-containing protein — protein sequence MSKTTSLLIGLIAFAGQAMAQQPLYKQATVPVEDRVKDLVGRMTVEEKVGQLCCPLGWEMYTKTKNGVVASDLYKERMKAMPIGSFWAVLRADPWTQKTLETGLNPKLSAKALNALQKYAVEETRLGIPVLFAEECPHGHMAIGTTVFPTSLAQASTWNEELMYKMGEAIALEARSQGANIGYGPVLDIAREPRWSRMEETFGEDPVLTSNLGVAFMKGMQGNEQNDGKHLFSTLKHFAAYGIPEAGHNGARANVGMRQLFSDYLPPFKKAVEAGVGTIMTSYNSIDGVPCTSNKYLLTDVLRDQWGFKGFVYSDLTSIEGIVGARVAKDNKEAAVLALKAGLDMDLGGNAYGKNLKKAFEEGSITMEDLDRAVANVLRLKFRMGLFENPYVSPEQAKQLVRSKAHKELAREVAREGIVLLKNDGVLPLKKNIGSIAVIGPNADMMYNQLGDYTAPQEREEIVTVLDGIRKAVSPSTKVNYVKGCAIRDVTASNIPAAVEAARAADAVVLVVGGSSARDFKTKYIGTGAADVSTDGIQVLPDMDCGEGYDRSTLRLLGDQEPLLEALAATGKPLIVVYIQGRTLNMNLASEKAQALLTAWYPGEQGGTAIADVLFGDYNPAGRLPVSVPRSEGQLPLFYSQGKQRAYVESEGTPLYAFGYGLSYTKFEYSQLEMQKGNGKDALQTVSCTVTNTGDRDGEEVVQLYICDKVASVSQAPILLKAFERIALKKGESKKVTFTLGEEELSLYNMEMKQVVEPGDFKVMIGAASDDIRLQGEFTL from the coding sequence ATGAGTAAAACAACATCTTTACTGATCGGCCTTATTGCTTTTGCAGGGCAGGCTATGGCTCAGCAGCCGTTATATAAACAGGCTACGGTACCTGTCGAAGATAGAGTAAAAGACCTGGTAGGACGTATGACCGTCGAAGAAAAAGTCGGTCAGCTGTGCTGTCCGCTGGGTTGGGAAATGTATACCAAAACAAAAAATGGCGTAGTAGCCTCCGACCTTTATAAAGAACGGATGAAAGCAATGCCTATCGGTTCATTTTGGGCGGTTCTCCGTGCTGATCCCTGGACACAAAAGACATTGGAGACAGGCTTGAATCCCAAATTATCAGCCAAAGCACTGAATGCTTTACAGAAATATGCAGTGGAGGAAACCCGTTTGGGAATCCCTGTCTTATTTGCCGAAGAGTGTCCGCACGGACACATGGCTATCGGAACCACTGTTTTTCCGACTTCACTGGCGCAGGCAAGTACCTGGAATGAGGAACTGATGTATAAAATGGGAGAGGCGATCGCTTTGGAAGCCCGCTCACAAGGCGCTAACATCGGTTATGGTCCGGTATTGGATATTGCCCGTGAACCTCGTTGGTCGCGTATGGAGGAGACTTTCGGGGAAGATCCTGTGCTGACCTCTAATTTAGGCGTTGCTTTTATGAAAGGTATGCAGGGCAATGAGCAGAATGACGGCAAACATCTTTTTTCCACTTTGAAACATTTTGCCGCTTACGGTATTCCTGAAGCCGGACATAACGGTGCACGTGCCAATGTCGGTATGCGCCAGCTTTTCTCCGATTATCTGCCCCCTTTCAAAAAGGCAGTGGAAGCAGGCGTGGGAACGATCATGACTTCCTATAACTCTATCGACGGCGTTCCTTGTACTTCTAATAAATATCTGCTGACGGATGTGCTTCGTGATCAGTGGGGATTTAAAGGCTTTGTCTATTCAGACCTGACAAGTATCGAAGGAATTGTCGGAGCGAGGGTGGCAAAAGATAATAAGGAAGCCGCCGTCCTGGCACTGAAAGCCGGTCTTGATATGGACCTGGGAGGAAATGCGTATGGCAAGAATTTGAAGAAAGCCTTTGAAGAAGGTTCTATCACTATGGAGGATCTCGACAGGGCAGTCGCTAACGTACTTCGTTTAAAGTTCCGTATGGGATTGTTCGAGAATCCGTATGTTTCTCCGGAACAGGCGAAGCAGCTGGTACGCTCAAAGGCACATAAGGAGCTGGCTCGTGAGGTAGCCCGTGAAGGGATTGTCCTGTTAAAGAACGATGGAGTATTACCTTTGAAAAAAAATATCGGAAGTATCGCCGTGATCGGTCCGAATGCCGATATGATGTATAACCAGCTGGGTGACTATACGGCTCCTCAGGAACGTGAAGAGATCGTTACGGTATTGGATGGCATACGGAAAGCGGTTTCTCCTTCTACGAAAGTGAACTATGTGAAAGGCTGTGCGATCCGTGATGTAACGGCCAGCAATATCCCTGCAGCGGTGGAAGCTGCCCGTGCTGCCGATGCGGTAGTATTGGTAGTCGGTGGTTCCAGTGCACGTGATTTCAAAACGAAATATATAGGAACCGGTGCTGCCGATGTTTCTACGGATGGAATCCAAGTGCTACCGGATATGGATTGTGGCGAAGGATACGACCGTAGCACCTTGCGTTTATTGGGTGATCAGGAACCGTTGCTGGAAGCCCTTGCCGCCACAGGTAAACCGTTGATTGTTGTTTATATACAGGGACGTACACTGAATATGAATCTGGCTTCGGAGAAAGCCCAGGCTTTGCTGACTGCCTGGTATCCGGGCGAGCAGGGAGGAACAGCCATTGCCGATGTTCTGTTTGGCGATTACAACCCGGCCGGACGTTTGCCGGTATCCGTTCCTCGTAGCGAAGGTCAGTTGCCTTTGTTTTATTCACAGGGCAAGCAGCGTGCTTATGTAGAGAGTGAAGGAACTCCTCTGTATGCTTTCGGTTATGGCTTGAGCTATACTAAATTTGAATACAGCCAGCTGGAAATGCAAAAGGGTAACGGCAAAGATGCCTTACAAACGGTAAGTTGCACGGTAACCAATACCGGCGACCGTGACGGGGAAGAGGTTGTCCAGCTTTATATTTGCGACAAAGTAGCTTCTGTATCCCAGGCCCCGATCCTGTTAAAGGCTTTCGAGCGGATTGCTTTGAAGAAAGGTGAAAGCAAAAAAGTTACTTTCACGTTGGGTGAAGAGGAATTGTCTCTTTATAATATGGAAATGAAACAGGTGGTCGAACCGGGTGATTTCAAGGTAATGATTGGAGCTGCTTCGGATGATATTCGGTTGCAGGGAGAGTTTACATTGTAA
- a CDS encoding alpha-L-fucosidase, which produces MKILKTLFGCLTGAVLTINVNAQQVQGFVHERSTDYEWPTDQKVLDKLDKWQDQKFGVLFHWGLYSVPGIVESWSICSEDVDWISRKKDMTYDEYKKWYYGLKDSLNPTQFDPAKWADIMQDAGMKYMIFTTKHHDGFCMFDSKFTDFSIANGPFGTDPKKDVARHVFDAFRQKDFMIGCYFSKPDWHCEWFWNPYFATANRRQNYKKENHPDWWKNYQDFTYNQMNELMTDYGNFDILWLDGGWVTGDDVNLDKLLTKVRTSTQPGLISVDRTIRGRNENYQTPERSIPETQLNNPWESCITLSNDWGWVPNAPYKSPTKVIGLLAEITAKGGCLLLGVGPTPQGTIEDAVAERLHVIGDWLRVNGKAIYNTRITLVYNDGNVWFTADKDGKTLYAVYALPEGENLPETIEWSGNIPTGKMKMLKGNKTVKYTCKDGKVKVTLPKGLKNEPIALQFLVDR; this is translated from the coding sequence ATGAAAATCCTGAAAACACTATTCGGATGCCTGACAGGAGCCGTTTTGACGATAAATGTAAATGCCCAACAGGTACAAGGTTTTGTTCACGAACGTTCAACTGACTATGAATGGCCTACAGATCAAAAGGTTTTGGATAAACTGGATAAATGGCAAGATCAGAAATTCGGTGTTTTGTTCCATTGGGGACTTTATTCTGTTCCGGGCATTGTAGAGTCATGGTCCATCTGTTCCGAGGATGTAGACTGGATCTCCCGCAAAAAAGATATGACCTACGATGAATACAAGAAGTGGTATTATGGTTTGAAGGACTCTTTGAACCCGACACAGTTCGATCCTGCTAAATGGGCGGATATTATGCAGGATGCAGGAATGAAATATATGATCTTTACAACGAAGCATCACGATGGTTTCTGTATGTTCGATTCAAAGTTTACGGACTTCTCCATCGCAAACGGTCCTTTCGGTACTGATCCGAAAAAAGATGTGGCACGTCACGTGTTCGATGCTTTTCGACAGAAAGATTTTATGATCGGATGTTATTTCTCTAAACCGGACTGGCATTGCGAATGGTTTTGGAATCCTTATTTCGCAACAGCTAACCGTCGTCAGAATTATAAGAAAGAAAATCATCCGGACTGGTGGAAAAACTACCAGGATTTCACTTATAACCAGATGAATGAATTGATGACAGATTATGGTAACTTCGATATCCTTTGGCTGGATGGCGGCTGGGTGACCGGTGACGATGTCAATCTCGATAAGTTATTGACAAAGGTGCGTACCTCCACACAACCGGGGTTGATCTCTGTCGACCGTACGATCCGCGGAAGAAATGAGAATTATCAGACTCCGGAACGTAGCATCCCCGAAACGCAATTGAATAATCCGTGGGAAAGCTGTATTACATTGAGTAATGATTGGGGATGGGTTCCTAATGCACCTTATAAATCTCCAACTAAAGTGATTGGTCTTTTGGCTGAGATTACAGCCAAAGGTGGTTGTCTGTTATTAGGTGTAGGTCCGACTCCGCAAGGAACTATCGAAGATGCAGTAGCAGAACGCCTGCATGTTATTGGTGACTGGTTGAGAGTAAATGGAAAAGCGATTTATAATACCCGCATCACTCTGGTTTATAATGATGGCAATGTTTGGTTTACTGCGGATAAAGACGGTAAGACCTTATATGCCGTTTATGCTTTGCCGGAAGGAGAAAATCTGCCTGAAACGATCGAATGGAGCGGAAATATCCCGACAGGTAAGATGAAAATGCTGAAAGGAAACAAGACCGTGAAATACACCTGCAAAGACGGCAAAGTAAAGGTTACTCTTCCGAAAGGATTAAAGAATGAACCGATAGCTTTACAGTTTTTAGTTGACAGATGA
- a CDS encoding FecR family protein encodes MEDIIIKYLNQTATENEMRALLEWLDENIDNQRQFAITRDLWFASEASVSSRYGESANAFIRFRESALAFENRKSKNGISIRLVKIAASIALLIACSAMAFFIGKESTPHTSQIVNVVMNQAIMGPGHKGSVTLPDGTLAWLNSNSKLIYPDQFEEGVRKVKLIGEGYFEVTPNVKAPFYVETSDMSVKVLGTRFDVQNYEKKNISETVLLSGKVEVMMKSNGERRVLSPNEKLSLDRQTNRYTVDRVDAAEYALWTAEKLVFADERLSTILRKMERWYGISISCKQGVPLDSRYSLTIRNESKEEILKMLSILVRIDYTIKDDTIVLYKI; translated from the coding sequence ATGGAAGATATTATTATAAAATATTTGAATCAAACTGCTACGGAAAATGAAATGAGAGCATTACTGGAGTGGTTGGATGAAAACATAGATAATCAGCGGCAGTTTGCTATAACGAGAGATTTATGGTTTGCATCGGAAGCCTCTGTCTCTTCACGCTATGGCGAGAGTGCCAATGCTTTCATCCGTTTCAGGGAAAGTGCACTGGCATTTGAAAATAGAAAGAGTAAAAATGGTATCTCTATACGTTTGGTAAAGATTGCAGCTTCGATCGCTTTGCTGATAGCCTGTTCCGCCATGGCATTTTTTATTGGAAAAGAGAGTACACCACATACATCTCAAATAGTGAATGTTGTCATGAACCAGGCTATTATGGGACCCGGGCACAAAGGTTCTGTGACATTGCCGGATGGTACATTGGCATGGCTGAACAGTAATAGTAAATTGATTTACCCGGATCAATTTGAAGAGGGAGTTCGTAAAGTGAAACTAATAGGAGAAGGTTATTTTGAGGTAACGCCAAATGTAAAAGCTCCTTTTTATGTAGAGACATCCGATATGTCGGTCAAAGTATTGGGTACTCGTTTTGATGTTCAGAATTATGAAAAGAAAAATATTTCGGAAACTGTTCTGTTGTCAGGTAAAGTTGAAGTTATGATGAAAAGTAACGGAGAAAGGCGTGTTCTTTCTCCAAATGAAAAGTTATCTCTCGACAGGCAGACAAACCGTTATACAGTAGATCGGGTAGATGCTGCCGAATATGCATTATGGACTGCAGAAAAGTTAGTCTTTGCGGATGAACGTCTTTCCACTATCCTTCGGAAAATGGAACGATGGTACGGCATTTCTATTTCCTGTAAACAGGGGGTTCCTTTGGATTCCAGGTATTCATTGACGATACGAAATGAATCGAAAGAGGAAATCCTGAAGATGTTGTCTATATTGGTTCGTATCGATTATACCATAAAAGACGATACCATAGTTCTTTATAAAATATAA
- a CDS encoding glycosyl hydrolase family 95 catalytic domain-containing protein, giving the protein MKKNLLLTLSVWLLTACNVSVDLPVVSSDSDLQFPDLAKTWDEGMPLGNATVGALVWQRDSALRFSLDRTDLWDLRPMDSISGPNNRFAWVREQVMKGDYLPVQKKFDHPYNQQPAPSKIPGAALEFSLEKLGSPSDVHLYLNNALCEATWENGATLKTFVHATEPVGWFVFENLPSSITPTLISPKYNTGGNEAGSSVEGQDLRRLGYKQGEINEDANQITYHQEGWNGFSYDVNVRWEQKGKTLCGVWSVTSSLVQDKASDETQEAMTRGINQDYQSHLDFWKSYWAQSSVTLPDPVLQKQYDNEMYKYGSATREDSYPISLQAVWTADNGKLPPWKGDYHHDLNTQLSYWPTYTGNHLKEGLGYLNTLWNQRDVYKEYTRQYFETDGMNVPGVCTLLGVPMGGWIQYSMSQTAGAWLAQHFYFHWKYSMDREFLKDRAYPFLKEVATFLEQISVVDAQGVRKLTMSSSPEIYDNSINAWFKDMTNYDLALMKFAFGAASELAGELNIPEEAAHWQMLNEQLPELDTDKEGALTFAKGFSYDQSHRHFSHAMAIHPLGLLDWSQGEKSQKIIRATIQKLEDYGPDWWCGYSYSWCGNMKARAFDGEGAADKLRTFAECFCLRNTFHANGDQTKSGKSKFTYRPFTLEGNFAFASGIQEMLLQSHTGIIRVFPAIPAGWSNVSFDNLRAMGAFLISAEKQNGKITKLRIYPEQGGTIRIASPFGAEEVVVTGNAGEVTNENGILSFETSKGEWVNIINK; this is encoded by the coding sequence ATGAAGAAAAACTTATTACTGACATTGAGTGTGTGGCTGTTGACAGCCTGTAATGTATCTGTTGACCTGCCGGTGGTATCATCGGACAGCGATCTGCAGTTCCCGGATCTGGCAAAGACCTGGGATGAAGGAATGCCGTTAGGTAATGCGACGGTCGGCGCCCTGGTGTGGCAGCGGGATTCGGCGTTACGCTTTTCACTGGATAGGACAGACCTTTGGGATCTTCGCCCGATGGATAGTATTTCGGGACCGAACAACCGGTTTGCCTGGGTTCGTGAGCAGGTGATGAAAGGAGATTATCTGCCGGTGCAGAAGAAGTTCGATCACCCATATAACCAGCAACCGGCTCCATCCAAAATACCGGGAGCGGCGTTGGAGTTCTCGTTGGAAAAACTGGGGTCTCCGTCTGATGTTCATTTGTATTTGAACAATGCACTTTGTGAAGCGACCTGGGAAAACGGGGCGACATTGAAAACATTTGTCCATGCTACCGAACCAGTCGGCTGGTTTGTTTTCGAGAATTTACCGTCGTCAATCACTCCGACCTTGATTTCTCCTAAATACAATACCGGTGGAAATGAAGCCGGTAGTTCTGTAGAAGGACAGGATTTGCGTCGTCTCGGATATAAACAGGGGGAAATCAATGAAGATGCCAATCAGATTACCTATCATCAGGAGGGGTGGAATGGTTTTTCATATGATGTAAATGTCCGCTGGGAGCAAAAAGGAAAAACACTTTGCGGAGTGTGGAGTGTGACTTCTTCATTGGTACAAGATAAAGCATCGGATGAAACGCAGGAAGCGATGACGCGCGGTATAAATCAGGATTATCAGTCTCATTTGGATTTTTGGAAGAGTTATTGGGCGCAGTCTTCCGTAACACTTCCCGATCCTGTTTTACAGAAACAATATGATAATGAAATGTATAAGTACGGCTCTGCTACCCGTGAGGATTCATATCCGATCTCGTTGCAGGCTGTCTGGACAGCGGATAACGGTAAGTTACCACCCTGGAAGGGCGACTATCACCATGACCTGAATACCCAGCTTAGTTACTGGCCGACCTATACGGGCAATCATCTGAAAGAGGGTTTAGGTTATCTGAATACGTTGTGGAATCAAAGGGATGTTTACAAAGAATATACCCGTCAGTATTTTGAAACAGACGGTATGAATGTGCCCGGTGTTTGTACTTTACTAGGTGTACCGATGGGCGGATGGATACAGTATTCTATGTCGCAGACTGCCGGAGCATGGTTGGCACAGCATTTTTATTTTCACTGGAAGTATTCGATGGATCGTGAATTTCTGAAGGACCGTGCTTATCCATTCCTGAAAGAAGTGGCTACATTCCTGGAGCAGATATCCGTAGTGGATGCACAGGGTGTCCGGAAACTGACGATGAGTTCCAGTCCGGAGATATATGATAATTCGATCAATGCCTGGTTCAAAGATATGACTAATTATGATCTGGCCTTAATGAAGTTTGCTTTCGGTGCTGCTTCAGAACTGGCAGGTGAACTGAATATTCCGGAAGAAGCCGCCCATTGGCAGATGCTGAATGAACAACTGCCGGAACTGGATACCGATAAAGAAGGTGCCCTGACCTTTGCCAAAGGTTTCTCATACGATCAATCCCACCGTCACTTCTCTCATGCGATGGCTATTCATCCGCTGGGGTTGCTGGATTGGAGCCAGGGAGAAAAATCGCAGAAGATTATCCGGGCTACCATTCAGAAATTAGAAGATTATGGACCGGATTGGTGGTGTGGCTATTCATACAGTTGGTGTGGTAACATGAAGGCCCGTGCTTTCGACGGCGAAGGAGCAGCCGACAAACTGCGTACATTTGCCGAATGTTTCTGCCTTCGAAATACATTCCATGCGAACGGTGACCAGACAAAGAGCGGTAAATCGAAATTTACTTATCGTCCGTTTACCCTGGAAGGTAACTTTGCTTTTGCATCCGGTATTCAGGAAATGTTACTGCAGAGTCACACTGGTATTATCCGTGTATTCCCGGCTATCCCTGCCGGCTGGTCAAACGTTTCATTCGATAACCTGCGTGCTATGGGGGCTTTCCTTATTTCGGCAGAAAAACAGAATGGAAAGATCACCAAACTGCGTATCTATCCGGAGCAGGGCGGCACTATCCGGATCGCTTCACCGTTTGGAGCGGAGGAAGTGGTTGTCACTGGAAATGCTGGTGAAGTTACGAATGAGAACGGTATCCTTTCTTTTGAAACGAGCAAAGGGGAGTGGGTAAATATCATTAATAAGTAA